A single window of Achromobacter xylosoxidans DNA harbors:
- a CDS encoding MFS transporter, with protein MSTSSSAAALPAAGGTARPVFMQILPLALAVFVGFFMVGLPMPVLPLYVDGVLAQGALVVGIVAGLQFAAALLSRAWSGSLADRRGAKRAVVTGFLLGSGAGLLYLLADAQVEQPRAALAALMAGRALMGCAESLIVTGALSWGVGRVGPQNAGRVMAWIGVAIYAAFGLGAPAGMQLYGAAGFDGIAWATVFIPVLALALVLPQRGVPAAGGVRTPFYRVLGLVMLPGLGLALTSVGFGVITAFISLLFAQRGWDGAAWMFSLFGVGFIVARLFFAGLPDKLGGARVALVCVLIEAAGQWLIWMGPTPAWAFAGALLSGAGYSLAFPAFGVEAVRRVPPASRGAAMGAYVAFLDVALGIASPAAGWLAGMRGYGAVYALGGACALGAVFVAMALRGRVAAA; from the coding sequence ATGTCGACTTCATCCTCGGCCGCGGCGCTGCCCGCGGCCGGCGGGACCGCGCGTCCCGTTTTCATGCAGATATTGCCCCTGGCGCTGGCGGTCTTCGTCGGCTTTTTCATGGTCGGCCTGCCCATGCCGGTGCTGCCGCTCTACGTCGACGGCGTGCTGGCGCAGGGCGCGCTGGTGGTCGGCATCGTGGCCGGCCTGCAGTTCGCGGCGGCGCTGCTGTCGCGCGCCTGGTCCGGTTCGCTGGCCGATCGTCGCGGCGCCAAGCGCGCCGTGGTCACCGGCTTCCTGCTCGGTTCGGGGGCGGGCCTGCTCTACCTGCTGGCCGACGCGCAGGTGGAGCAACCGCGCGCGGCGCTGGCCGCGTTGATGGCTGGCCGCGCCCTCATGGGCTGCGCCGAAAGCCTGATCGTCACCGGCGCGCTGAGCTGGGGCGTGGGCCGCGTCGGGCCGCAGAATGCGGGCCGCGTGATGGCCTGGATCGGCGTGGCGATCTACGCCGCGTTCGGGCTGGGCGCGCCCGCCGGCATGCAGCTGTACGGCGCGGCCGGTTTCGACGGCATCGCCTGGGCCACGGTATTCATCCCGGTGCTGGCGTTGGCGCTGGTGCTGCCGCAGCGCGGCGTGCCGGCGGCCGGCGGCGTGCGCACGCCGTTCTACCGCGTGCTGGGCCTGGTGATGCTGCCTGGCCTGGGCCTGGCGCTGACCAGCGTCGGCTTCGGCGTCATCACTGCCTTCATCAGCCTGCTGTTCGCCCAGCGCGGCTGGGATGGCGCGGCGTGGATGTTCAGCCTGTTCGGCGTCGGCTTCATCGTGGCGCGGCTGTTCTTCGCGGGGCTGCCCGACAAGCTGGGCGGCGCGCGCGTGGCGCTGGTGTGCGTGTTGATCGAGGCGGCCGGCCAGTGGCTGATCTGGATGGGCCCGACGCCGGCGTGGGCCTTTGCCGGTGCGCTGTTGAGCGGCGCGGGCTATTCACTGGCGTTCCCGGCATTCGGCGTGGAGGCGGTGCGTCGCGTGCCGCCGGCCAGCCGTGGCGCGGCCATGGGGGCGTATGTGGCGTTCCTGGACGTGGCGCTGGGCATCGCCAGTCCCGCGGCCGGCTGGTTGGCCGGGATGCGGGGCTATGGGGCGGTCTATGCGCTGGGCGGCGCGTGCGCGCTGGGCGCCGTGTTCGTGGCGATGGCGCTGCGGGGCCGGGTGGCCGCCGCCTAA
- the ribB gene encoding 3,4-dihydroxy-2-butanone-4-phosphate synthase: MSNVTLTPQSPLPSLAAQPFAARLQRALHHLRLGRPVILMDDFDRENEADLIVAADKLTVPVMAQLIRDGSGIVCLCLPGEALDRLDLAPMVQRNQSRFATAFTVSIEAREGVSTGVSAVDRVTTIRAAISPTAQADDIVSPGHVFPLRAQPGGVLTRRGHTEGSVDLATLAGLRPAGVLCELMNADGTMMRGAALERYAAQHGLVALTIAELADHLQQLRDGQAQPVDDEVLEMAATV, translated from the coding sequence ATGTCCAACGTTACCCTTACCCCGCAGTCCCCCCTCCCCAGCCTGGCCGCCCAGCCCTTCGCCGCGCGCCTGCAACGCGCCCTGCATCACCTGCGCCTGGGCCGCCCCGTCATCCTCATGGATGACTTCGACCGCGAAAACGAAGCCGACCTCATCGTCGCCGCCGACAAGCTGACCGTGCCCGTCATGGCCCAGCTGATCCGCGACGGCAGCGGCATCGTCTGCCTGTGCCTGCCCGGCGAAGCGCTCGACCGCCTTGACCTGGCCCCCATGGTCCAGCGCAACCAGAGCCGCTTCGCCACTGCCTTCACCGTCTCGATCGAAGCGCGCGAAGGCGTCAGCACCGGCGTGTCGGCCGTGGATCGCGTCACCACCATCCGCGCCGCCATCTCGCCCACCGCCCAGGCCGACGACATCGTCAGCCCCGGCCACGTCTTCCCGCTGCGGGCCCAGCCCGGCGGCGTGCTGACCCGCCGCGGCCACACCGAAGGCTCGGTCGACCTGGCCACGCTGGCCGGCCTGCGTCCGGCCGGCGTGCTGTGCGAACTGATGAACGCCGACGGCACCATGATGCGCGGCGCCGCGCTGGAGCGCTATGCCGCCCAGCACGGCCTGGTCGCCCTGACCATCGCCGAACTGGCCGACCACCTGCAGCAACTGCGCGACGGCCAGGCCCAGCCGGTCGATGACGAAGTGCTGGAAATGGCCGCCACGGTCTGA
- a CDS encoding bestrophin family protein, which produces MIVRPRPSALGLFFVLRGSIIPRIFSRILVITLLSCVVVWMYHRQWFSPTHLSAVPFSLFGLALSVFMGFRNNVCYDRWWEARKQWGDLIVQARSLARESAVLLAASTANPVQERLVRRCIGFGYALAARLRDQDVLAAVRPWVQPEELDTLAGNRNVPDALLLAVNRDLAACLRRGELTDILYQALTQRVAQCAAIQAACERIKYTPTPFAYSLLLHRTAWLFCLLLPFGLVGTLEYLMPVAVTIIAYTFFGLDALGDELEDPFGLEENDLPLSALARVIEIDLLDGLGVRPLPEAPQPVDFVLR; this is translated from the coding sequence ATGATTGTCCGTCCGCGTCCTTCCGCGCTGGGTTTGTTCTTTGTTTTGCGCGGTTCGATCATTCCCCGCATCTTCAGCCGCATCCTGGTCATTACGCTGCTGTCGTGCGTGGTGGTGTGGATGTACCACCGCCAATGGTTCTCGCCCACGCACCTGTCGGCGGTGCCATTCTCGCTGTTCGGGCTGGCGCTGTCGGTGTTCATGGGGTTTCGCAACAACGTCTGCTACGACCGCTGGTGGGAAGCGCGCAAGCAATGGGGCGACCTGATCGTGCAGGCCCGCAGCCTGGCGCGCGAGAGCGCGGTGCTGCTGGCGGCCAGTACCGCCAATCCGGTGCAGGAAAGGCTGGTGCGGCGCTGCATCGGCTTCGGTTATGCGCTGGCGGCGCGGCTGCGCGACCAGGATGTGCTGGCGGCCGTGCGGCCCTGGGTGCAGCCGGAGGAACTGGATACGCTGGCGGGCAATCGCAACGTGCCGGACGCGCTGCTGCTGGCGGTCAACCGCGACCTGGCGGCCTGCCTGCGGCGCGGGGAGCTGACCGATATTCTCTATCAGGCGCTGACCCAGCGCGTCGCGCAGTGCGCGGCGATCCAGGCGGCCTGTGAGCGCATCAAGTACACGCCGACGCCGTTTGCCTATTCGCTGCTGCTGCATCGCACGGCCTGGCTGTTCTGCCTGCTGCTGCCGTTCGGGCTGGTGGGCACGCTGGAATACCTGATGCCGGTGGCGGTCACCATCATCGCCTATACCTTCTTCGGGCTGGACGCGCTGGGCGACGAGCTGGAAGACCCGTTCGGCCTGGAGGAAAACGACCTGCCGCTGTCGGCGCTGGCGCGGGTGATCGAGATCGACCTGCTCGACGGGCTGGGCGTGCGCCCGTTGCCCGAGGCGCCGCAGCCGGTGGACTTCGTGCTGCGCTGA
- a CDS encoding SET domain-containing protein, producing MTSEDTPIKPWYVVRRSKLHGNGVFAARKIPAGTRIIEYGGARISAKEADRRHPTNPDDPFHTFFFALSSGRVIDGGDQGNDARWINHSCEPNCEAQEGKHGKRVYIVALQDIPRGTELSYDYGLVLDGRITKALKEGYKCLCGTPPCRGTMLALPEKKKKKKKAEAPAETETTK from the coding sequence ATGACCTCCGAAGACACCCCCATCAAGCCCTGGTACGTCGTGCGCCGCTCCAAGCTGCACGGCAACGGCGTCTTCGCCGCCCGCAAGATCCCCGCGGGCACCCGCATCATCGAGTACGGCGGCGCCCGCATCAGCGCCAAGGAAGCCGACCGTCGCCACCCCACCAACCCCGACGATCCCTTCCACACCTTCTTCTTCGCCCTCAGCTCCGGCCGCGTCATCGACGGCGGCGACCAGGGCAACGACGCCCGCTGGATCAACCACTCCTGTGAGCCCAACTGCGAGGCCCAGGAAGGCAAGCACGGCAAGCGCGTCTACATCGTCGCGCTGCAAGACATCCCGCGCGGCACGGAACTCTCCTACGACTACGGCCTGGTCCTGGACGGCCGCATCACCAAGGCCCTGAAGGAAGGCTACAAGTGCCTCTGCGGCACCCCGCCGTGCCGCGGCACCATGCTGGCGCTGCCCGAAAAGAAGAAGAAAAAGAAAAAAGCTGAAGCGCCCGCGGAAACGGAAACCACGAAGTAA
- a CDS encoding Lrp/AsnC family transcriptional regulator, whose amino-acid sequence MNLDKFDLAILRVLQENARASLNDIGAAVGLSSTPCWNRIKRMEAAGVIRGYTVDIDPASLGFMDTVIVHVTLESHSEETLYEFGRALAQIPEVLEAFLVSGDYDYYIRIAVRDTRDYERLLREQLYRIPGIRHSKSCFVLRRLKETMLPLNGPTT is encoded by the coding sequence ATGAACCTGGACAAGTTTGACTTGGCGATTTTGCGCGTGCTGCAAGAGAACGCCCGCGCCAGCCTCAACGACATCGGCGCGGCGGTCGGCCTGTCGTCCACGCCCTGCTGGAACCGGATCAAGCGCATGGAGGCGGCCGGCGTGATCCGTGGCTACACGGTCGACATCGACCCGGCCAGCCTGGGCTTCATGGACACGGTCATCGTCCACGTCACGCTGGAGAGCCACAGCGAAGAAACGCTGTATGAATTCGGGCGGGCGCTGGCGCAGATCCCGGAAGTACTGGAAGCCTTCCTGGTGTCGGGCGACTACGACTACTACATCCGCATCGCCGTGCGCGACACCCGCGACTACGAGCGGCTGCTGCGCGAGCAGCTGTACCGCATCCCCGGCATCCGCCACAGCAAATCCTGCTTCGTCCTGCGCCGCCTGAAGGAGACCATGCTGCCGCTGAACGGGCCGACGACCTGA